The Setaria viridis chromosome 9, Setaria_viridis_v4.0, whole genome shotgun sequence sequence AAGGCTTAAAGAAAAACCATCAGCGCTGCAAACCCCAAGGATCTCCAAATGCCCAGTACCATCAGTCCATCATACTagtaaaaataatatatcaGACCATGCTTGATCCTGAAAGTTACAGCTAGTCTAGAAATCATCATGTATGGTAATTGTATTACCTATTTCTCAAAAAAGTCAACAAAATCTACAGTTGTATAACCTGTCTAGAACGCATAATGTATTGTAGCTGTATTACCTAATTTCTCAAAAAAATCACAATCTACAATAATATAGCCAGTATGGACACACATTACAATAGGGCTGGTTCAAAAAAAGGGCGAATGAACCGCAAGCAAGCTAGCCACAGTAGCTGTATCTTACCAAATTCCAAGGAACCTCTTTCTTTGTGGAAGATATCACTATGGAACAGTGAGTCCACTGTCCGACAtcatctttctcctcctccttgatcATCAAGTGTTCATCACCACGTTTTTCCTTTATCTTCTTTACCACCAAGTATTCCTCACCAGCCTTCTTTGGTGTCTTCTTTAAGTAGTGTTGTGTTACCTACAAAAGGCAGACATGTAACTGAAAGCATAAGAAGTTAAAACACTTAAAAAGCAATAGACTAACAAACATGACGCCCTTGTGAAATCAGTAGTTACATGTTGCTCAACTATTGAAGCTTGCAGACCACTTTGCTGGCCGGTAAGTGGCGTGTCTGATCTAACTCTCCCAGAGACAGTCACAAGTGGAAGATGTCCAAATGAGGAGTCAAGTAGCATAGCTGTCAAAGCACACACATAAGAGAGAGAATAATAAAAGATAAGCCTCGATAGAATCGAGTAAGCATACTACATAGTATCACCAGAATCTCAAATAAACCTAGGGACAATTTTATTTAACATACCAGTAGACAAGTGTAGTCTTCAGTAATTGGTACAATATGAACTAAGAAAACCCTGGATATACCCCTTAATAGTGCTACAATTTAAATAGATTAAAGCTGCATATATGAATCTAGGGAActtgctccctccctccatctTCGAGCATATAGCATTTTAGAATTAGAAATGTCAAATTCTCTCAAATCCGGTGACGAAGTGTCATAACTTTTAACGGAGGGATTATCATAGTAGACATATATTGTTGTGGACAACTTCTTTGGCAAGAAGTTCCACCGAAGGAACAAAGGGCCAGCTAATCCGGGTTCTGCAGATCAGTTAGAATTAGATAAGGATTAGACTCCTAGTTGGTTAAGAATTGTAACAGAATTAGAttggagatagagtcctagttaGATTAGAGTTGAgtcctagtcagttaaggaTTGTTGGTTGGCCCAATATATAAGGGCCCGAGGCGCCATAGGTTAGGATTAAGCAGGAACAGATCCTAAACTCCGAGCGTCCCAGGGAGGGCGAGTAGGTACCTGTCGATCTGCTATTGTACTCCTTGCCCAATAAACTAGCCATAACCTCTTTGGTATCAGCTGGGACCTTCCTTGGTTTCTACCTGCCACCAATTGCAGATCCACCACACCCCATATTCCCCTGCGCGCCGCCAACCCCATCGCTCCCACCGCAACAATGGGCGATTCCTTCGTCACCTAGGTTGTCTTtgatgacgccgtcgccaagATGATCACCAAGATGAACGAGATCAGCATGAAGCTTGACAGAGAATTGGGATCTGTCCGCCAGGAAAAAGGGCGTCTCGCCTCCTCCATTACCAATGTCCAAAATCAGGTTCTGGAGAAGAACGGACGCTTCGACGCTACGGGTTCCTCCTCCGGGGGCGACGGGAAGTatgggccgccgccaccgcccgtgcATAAGCTCCGCTTCCCCAAGTACGACGGCTCCGACGACCCCCTAGGCTGGCTGCACAAGTGCGAGCAATTCTTTCGCTCCCAGGGCACGCTGGAAAATTAGAAGGTCTGGACGGGGACGTTCTATTTGGAGGGCGCCGCGGGACGGTGGTACTACCGCTTGGAAAAGAATCGCTGCATCCCTACTTGGCCGGCTTTCGTCGAGGGCGTCAACAAGAGGTTTGGACCGCCGGTACGCAGCAACCCCCGCGGCGAGCTGGCCCATCTTCGCCGCACGGGCTCCGTCGACGACTACCAGGAGCAGTTCCTTAAACTCCTGGCACGATGCGAGGGCGTCACCGAACAACAACAGATCACCATCTTCTCCACCGGCCTCCTGCAACCCATGAGCATCGATGTGGAGATGAACAAGCCCTAGACGTTGGAGGACGCCATGGCGCTGGCGCGTGCCTTCGAGCGCCGCAACCAGGTGGTCGACAAGGGCGCTCGCTCCCTGGTACGCGCGTCGCGCCCCTCCTCCCGCACTGGTTCATTCTCCTCAGCCCCGGCCAAGCCCCCTGCTACACCGCCAGCCTCTTCTATGGTGTCTTCAACACCAAGCGCTCCTGTCAAGCCTGCGGCGCCACCGGGCGCCCATTTCACGCGCCTCTCTCCAGAGGAGATGGCGCAGCGGCACCTCGAGGGGCTGTGTTTCAATTGTCCAGAGAAGTTTTCAAGGGAACACGCCAAGCAGTGCTCGATGAAGGGCATCTATTGGATGGAGTTGGATGACGACGATGCCGCTTCGGACGGCTCAGGGGAAGACGAGCCGTCCATCTCCCTCAACGCCATCACAGGCATCCAGACGAGCTCCACCTTGCAGCTTGCCACCGTTCTCCAGGTCGTGGGCCTCACGGCCTTGGTGGATTCGGGGTCCACCCACTCATTCATCACCGCGGACACTGCCGCCCGGCTTGGGCTCACTCCAGAGGCGCGGACAGGCCTCACTGTTGGCGTCGCCAACGGCGACCGCGTTCCTTCCGCCGGTGTATGCCGAAACGTCGTCGTCCACATCGGCTAGGAGGAGTTCTACGTCAACCTGTTCGTCATCCCGCTCGACGGCTACGAGCTCGTCCTGAGGTGCGACTGGCTTCGCACCTTGGGGCCCATCCTCTGGGACTTCACCCGGCTGTCCATGGCTTTCTGGCGCCAGGACCATCGCGTCAAGTGGTTCGGGGTCAATGGCCGACCTTCCCCACGGCTAGCTATCACTCAGTCATTGGATCTGCTTGGGCTACTGTTGGAGGAGTTTGCTGATTTATTCTCCATGCCGTTAGggctgtcgccgccgcgcgccttcAACCATCGCATTCATCTTCTTCCGGGTACTTCTCCAGTGGTGGTGCGCCCGTATCGCTATCCGCAGCTTTTGAAGGATGAGATTGAGGCCCAATGCCAAGCCATGCTCGAGCAAGGGATCATCCGCCCCAGTACGTCAGCGTTCTCCTCGCCTGTGCTTTTGGTGCGCAAGGGGGACAGCACGTGGCGCTTCTGTGTTGACTACCGCGCCCTCAACCTCAAGACCGTCCGCGACAAGTTTCCAATTCCGGTGGTGGAAGAGCTCCTGGATGAGCTCAAGGGTGCTGTTTTCTTCACCAAGCTCGACCTTCGCAGCGGCTATCACCAAATGCGGATGCACCCCGACGATGTGGTGAAGACGGCGTTCCGCACCCACCACGGCCACTTTGAGTTCCTGGTCATGCCGTTTGGCCTCACCAATGCGCCGTCCACGTTCCAGGCACTGATGAACGAGGTTCTTCGTCCGTTCCTCCACCGCTGCGTTCTCGTCTTCTTCGACGACATCCTGATTTACAGCAGCTCCTGGACCGAGCACCTGCAGCATGTTCGCGTCGTGTTCTCCGTCCTCCGCGAGCACGGCCTCGTCCTCAAGCGATCCAAGTGCCTCTTTGGGGAACGTCGGGTGCATTATTTGGGACATGTCATCGCCGATGACGCCGTGGCCATGGATACTGAAAAAATTGCGGCTGTCCAATCTTGGCCCCGTCCTCGGTCTGTCAAGGCGCTGCGGGGATTTCTTAGGCTCACCGGGTACTATCGCCGGTTCATCGCCAACTACGGCCTCATTGCTGCCCCGTTAA is a genomic window containing:
- the LOC117836463 gene encoding E3 ubiquitin-protein ligase SP1-like isoform X1; its protein translation is MADGGGPGGYLLGGIACCCAGAGCYYLGKSRLESAGLVRSVLRFRSIHNLSMLLDSSFGHLPLVTVSGRVRSDTPLTGQQSGLQASIVEQHVTQHYLKKTPKKAGEEYLVVKKIKEKRGDEHLMIKEEEKDDVGQWTHCSIVISSTKKEVPWNLYDGLMVLGIWRSLGFAALMVFL